In the genome of Poecilia reticulata strain Guanapo linkage group LG16, Guppy_female_1.0+MT, whole genome shotgun sequence, one region contains:
- the LOC103477621 gene encoding C-type lectin domain family 17, member A-like, translating into MALKNNSTMLTAENHNLTSLNEELKEQRKNLTEIIETWNELNVSRAQWSIDQYCPKNNNVRSCKNCQDGWNYQLSSCYVYINAPPSGQTNWEGAQEICKTKNSDLTVVYDTTEKDYVKTQSPVRGDINGYWIGLRAVGGKWKWLDGSDLTNQAWIQQQPVDGQCVTSLKTREWTSVNCTERNAWICEKKALTV; encoded by the exons ATGGccttaaaaaacaacagcaccATGCTGACTGCAGAGAACCACAACCTGACGTCTCTTAATGAGGAGCTGAAGGAACAAAGGAAAAACCTCACAGAAATAATAGAAACCTGGAATGAGCTCAATGTCAGCCGAGCTCAGTGGAGCATTGATCAATACTGTCCTAAAAACAATAATG tgagaAGTTGCAAAAATTGCCAGGATGGATGGAATTACCAACTTTCCAGCTGTTATGTTTATATTAATGCTCCACCTTCTGGTCAAACAAACTGGGAAGGTGCACaagaaatctgcaaaacaaagaaTTCAGATCTGACTGTTGTGTACGACACGACAGAAAAG GATTACGTCAAAACACAAAGTCCTGTTAGAGGAGACATTAATGGATACTGGATTGGTCTCAGAGCTGTAGGAGGGAAATGGAAATGGCTCGATGGAAGTGATCTGACCAATCA AGCCTGGATACAGCAGCAACCTGTTGATGGTCAATGTGTAACTTCTCTCAAGACCCGAGAATGGACATCAGTGAACTGTACTGAAAGAAACGCCTGGATCTGTGAGAAGAAGGCTTTAACtgtttaa
- the LOC103477723 gene encoding C-type lectin domain family 12 member B-like produces MAEEEVSYASVAIKSKKQLQSEGKNENETVYDEVKMNKEGKVVDDAEVEKQNESVQKTPDTKGLLPDKEAERCRRYQQLCCCFGTLCVILVLSVIGVCVYSLTNITMLTAENHNLTSLNEKLKEQRKNLTEIIETWNELNVSRAQWSIDQYCPKKNGGRSCTSCQDGWKDHMSSCYAYVDYKPPNQRTWEEARDDCRRKNSDLTVMSNQDEKVIEEL; encoded by the exons ATGGCAGAGGAGGAGGTGAGCTATGCTTCAGTGGCCATCAAAAGTAAGAAGCAGCTCCAATCAGAAG GTAAAAATGAGAACGAGACTGTATATGACGaagttaaaatgaataaagaag GTAAAGTTGTGGATGATGCTGAAGTGGAGAAGCAGAATGAAAGTGTTCAGAAAACTCCTGACACAAAGG GACTTCTGCCAGACAAGGAGGCAGAAAGATGTCGCCGCTATCAGCAGCTGTGTTGCTGCTTTGGGACTCTGTGTGTCATTTTGGTGCTGAGTGTCATTGGAGTCTGTGTTTATT CCTTAACAAACATCACCATGCTGACTGCAGAGAACCACAACCTGACGTCTCTTAACGAGAAACTGAAGGAACAAAGGAAAAACCTCACAGAAATAATAGAAACCTGGAATGAGCTCAATGTCAGTCGAGCTCAGTGGAGCATTGATCAATACTGTCCTAAAAAGAATGGTG GGAGAAGTTGCACTTCTTGCCAGGATGGCTGGAAGGACCACATGTCCAGCTGTTATGCATATGTTGACTATAAACCCCCTAATCAGAGAACCTGGGAAGAAGCACGAGACgactgcagaagaaaaaattcAGATCTCACAGTTATGTCTAATCAGGATGAAAAGGTAATTGAAGAACTGTGA